A portion of the Thunnus albacares chromosome 23, fThuAlb1.1, whole genome shotgun sequence genome contains these proteins:
- the LOC122975201 gene encoding gastricsin-like, whose product MRHKSMREALREKGIELPYQDPALKYRPEFATSAYMYINNYADTTYYGAISIGTPPQSFLVLFDTGSANLWVDSVYCNTKACNTHKKFNPQQSSTFTAKGQSFYVGYGTGSLYGIFGYDTFTIANIVIPKQEIGLSTKELTENFVLAKFDGILGLSYPSISAGGETPVMDNMIAHNLLDANIFAFYLSREEKEGSVVSFGTVDTSLYRGYIYWTPVTAKGYWQIAVEGFQINGREMGWCSQGCQAIVDTGSSLMTAPAQFISGIMEVIGAQENQYGMFVVDCSQIDNLPVLYFVISGVPLPLPPSAYIIHQLLDGKPSCSVGMVPTFLPSSEPLWLFGDVFLREYYSIYDRTNNRVGFAEAV is encoded by the exons ATGAGGCACAAGTCTATGCGTGAGGCcctgagagagaaagggatCGAGCTGCCTTACCAGGACCCCGCTCTGAAGTACAGGCCTGAGTTCGCTACCTCTGCCTACATGTACATCAACAACTACGCTGAT ACCACCTACTACGGAGCCATCAGCATTGGAACACCGCCGCAGTCCTTCCTGGTGCTGTTTGACACCGGCTCTGCCAACCTGTGGGTGGACTCCGTCTACTGTAACACTAAGGCCTGCA acacacacaaaaagttcAACCCCCAGCAGTCCTCCACCTTCACTGCCAAGGGTCAGTCTTTCTACGTGGGCTATGGGACTGGAAGTCTCTATGGAATCTTTGGGTATGACACTTTCACT ATTGCCAACATTGTGATCCCTAAACAAGAGATTGGTCTGAGCACAAAGGAGCTTACCGAGAACTTTGTGTTGGCCAAGTTTGATGGCATCCTTGGCCTGTCCTACCCATCTatctctgctggaggagaaACTCCCGTCATGGACAACATGATTGCTCACAACCTGCTGGATGCCAACATATTCGCTTTCTACCTTTccag GGAAGAAAAAGAGGGCAGCGTAGTGTCTTTCGGAACAGTGGACACCAGCTTGTACCGGGGCTACATCTACTGGACCCCTGTCACCGCTAAGGGCTACTGGCAGATTGCCGTTGAAGG CTTCCAGATCAATGGTCGGGAGATGGGCTGGTGCTCCCAGGGCTGCCAGGCCATTGTAGACACTGGAAGTTCCCTAATGACAGCCCCAGCCCAGTTCATATCTGGCATCATGGAAGTCATTGGAGCCCAAGAGAACCAGTATGGAATG TTCGTGGTGGACTGCAGTCAGATCGACAACTTGCCAGTTCTCTACTTTGTCATCAGCGGCGTTCCCTTGCCTCTGCCTCCTTCTGCTTACATCATTCAT CAATTACTGGATGGAAAACCAAGCTGCTCAGTGGGAATGGTCCCCACCTTCTTGCCCTCTAGTGAGCCTCTGTGGCTCTTTGGAGATGTGTTCCTCAGAGAGTACTACTCCATCTACGACCGCACCAACAACCGTGTCGGCTTCGCTGAAGCTGTCTAA